From Bacteroidota bacterium, the proteins below share one genomic window:
- the folP gene encoding dihydropteroate synthase has translation MNIDKSFSLNLNLKGELKMFSKPLIMGILNITEDSFYKESCVFGPQQMLETAGKMLDEGADILDFGAQSTRPNSMPISQEEELERVLPMIELVVKSFPHTIISIDTYYSKVAEECIKAGVHIVNDISAGNMDKHILDIAAKYQTPYIAMHMQGTPQTMQSNPQYNDICKEVTQYLQTKSEQAINKGIKDVIVDFGFGFGKTIEHNYELLRNVGAMKQVLQKPVLIGVSRKSMLWKMLKSSPQEVLPATSALHLFALQQGADILRVHDVREAIQVRILWTEYLNTLNLSRY, from the coding sequence TTTCTTTGAATCTTAATTTGAAGGGTGAACTCAAAATGTTTTCCAAGCCTTTAATTATGGGTATTTTGAACATTACCGAAGATTCATTTTACAAAGAAAGTTGTGTGTTTGGACCGCAACAAATGTTGGAGACAGCCGGAAAAATGTTGGATGAAGGTGCAGATATATTGGATTTCGGAGCGCAGAGTACGCGTCCCAACTCAATGCCCATTTCACAAGAAGAAGAACTTGAAAGAGTGCTGCCAATGATTGAACTTGTCGTAAAATCTTTTCCTCACACTATCATAAGCATAGATACATATTATTCAAAGGTGGCAGAGGAGTGTATCAAAGCAGGTGTTCATATTGTGAATGACATTAGTGCCGGAAATATGGACAAACATATTTTAGATATTGCAGCAAAGTATCAAACGCCTTACATAGCCATGCACATGCAAGGGACGCCTCAAACTATGCAAAGCAACCCTCAATATAATGATATTTGCAAAGAGGTTACTCAGTACCTGCAAACAAAATCGGAGCAAGCAATAAATAAAGGTATTAAAGACGTGATTGTGGATTTTGGGTTTGGGTTTGGGAAGACAATAGAACATAACTACGAACTATTGCGCAATGTAGGGGCAATGAAACAAGTTTTGCAAAAACCGGTATTAATTGGTGTTTCGCGTAAATCAATGCTTTGGAAAATGTTAAAATCTAGTCCGCAAGAAGTATTACCGGCAACCAGTGCATTACATTTGTTTGCATTGCAACAAGGTGCTGATATTTTGAGAGTGCACGATGTACGGGAGGCTATTCAGGTTAGAATTTTATGGACTGAATACCTTAATACCTTAAATTTGTCGCGTTATTAA
- a CDS encoding SCO family protein, with protein sequence MSDSHKKNTPKIVTIVLLVILIIAPVIWIVVFKTGKHFTQKLPILFETTVDANGDTIYHTIEDFEFTNQLGQKINNESIKGKIVLVNFFFATCAEVCPEMNRNLQQVYQEFLKDDDVVFLSHSVDPEHDSVPVLLEYSKRFGAEAPKWNFLTGPKNRIYDIAENTYKLLASEDRENNSFFHSESIVLVDKVGRIRGIFPGRRGMAKDGIPAIIDAVRALEYEYNQAKK encoded by the coding sequence ATGTCTGATTCACATAAAAAAAATACTCCCAAAATAGTCACTATCGTACTCCTTGTCATCTTGATAATAGCCCCCGTTATATGGATTGTTGTTTTTAAAACCGGCAAACATTTTACACAAAAACTACCCATCTTATTTGAAACCACTGTTGATGCTAATGGAGATACCATTTATCATACGATTGAAGATTTTGAGTTTACTAATCAGTTGGGGCAAAAAATCAACAATGAAAGCATCAAAGGCAAGATTGTTTTAGTGAATTTCTTTTTTGCTACTTGCGCAGAGGTTTGTCCTGAAATGAACCGTAATTTACAGCAAGTTTATCAAGAATTTTTAAAAGACGATGATGTTGTTTTTTTATCACACTCTGTTGACCCCGAACACGATTCTGTGCCGGTATTGTTGGAATACAGCAAACGTTTTGGAGCAGAAGCACCCAAATGGAATTTTTTAACAGGTCCCAAAAACAGAATCTATGATATTGCAGAAAACACTTATAAACTCCTTGCCAGTGAAGACAGAGAAAACAATAGTTTTTTTCATAGTGAAAGCATTGTTTTAGTAGATAAAGTGGGTAGGATCAGAGGCATTTTTCCCGGCAGAAGAGGGATGGCAAAGGATGGAATACCTGCCATTATAGACGCAGTCAGAGCGTTGGAATACGAATATAATCAAGCTAAGAAATAA
- a CDS encoding DUF420 domain-containing protein, whose product MNEASFKKTIVVLSVVLPLFVLMLFRIKIEGYNTNFLPPIYATTNAITALLLIFAFVAIKKKNIALHEKLIKICLGLSVMFIVLYAIRHMTAAESRFGDLNGDGILSAEEMAHVGRSRYVYYFLLISHIVLSVVVIPLVLVAFMRGMLKQVDKHKKIVRFAFPVWLYVAISGALVYLMISPYYI is encoded by the coding sequence ATGAACGAAGCTTCTTTCAAAAAGACTATTGTTGTGCTTTCTGTGGTATTGCCACTATTTGTTTTGATGTTGTTTAGAATCAAAATAGAAGGCTATAATACTAATTTCTTGCCCCCGATTTATGCTACAACCAATGCTATTACTGCTCTGTTGTTAATTTTTGCTTTTGTTGCTATCAAGAAGAAAAATATTGCCTTGCATGAAAAACTTATTAAAATCTGTCTCGGATTATCGGTAATGTTTATTGTCCTTTATGCGATTCGACACATGACAGCTGCTGAGTCTCGCTTTGGAGATTTAAATGGTGATGGAATTTTGTCAGCCGAAGAGATGGCGCACGTTGGGAGGAGTCGCTATGTGTATTATTTCTTACTGATTTCGCATATTGTGCTTTCGGTTGTAGTGATACCCTTAGTTTTAGTCGCTTTTATGCGCGGAATGCTCAAACAGGTCGATAAACACAAGAAAATAGTTCGTTTTGCATTTCCGGTTTGGCTCTATGTGGCTATTTCAGGGGCATTGGTATATCTCATGATTTCACCTTATTACATTTAA
- a CDS encoding leucyl aminopeptidase, translated as MIEIKSASEKTKADAYIVLFDKVEAIPATLVVPGAKKKIKQVELKKPLTLFDGNILHLYQLVTDSKDWKNREQIRKNAASAFSHIKSLHLSELVIFDYCSSGAAAKAYCEGMVLGSYSFCKYKTDKKTTSEKSVSISLSSKNIKTAELKELNILLAAVGKARDLVNEPNSYLTAPKLSEEFTKMGKDAGFQVEVWNEAKIKAQKMGGILGVNSGSTMPPTFNIMEYKPKGAKNKKPYVLVGKGVVYDTGGMSLKPTANSMDYMKCDMAGAAAVAGVLYAVAKAKLPLHMIGLVPATDNRPGEEAIVPGDIITMYSGHTVEVKNTDAEGRLILADALQYAKKLNPELVIDLATLTGAAVRAIGSYASAIMGTASEKVFDEIEATGYNTFDRLIRFPLWDEYGDELKSEIADFSNLGKGEGGQMSAGKFLEKFTDYPWLHLDIAGTAFMHSTSDYRPAGGTGVGVRLIFEYLKTKI; from the coding sequence ATGATAGAAATAAAATCCGCATCAGAAAAAACAAAAGCAGATGCCTATATTGTGTTGTTTGACAAGGTTGAAGCAATACCTGCAACCTTGGTAGTACCAGGTGCTAAGAAGAAAATAAAACAAGTTGAATTAAAAAAACCACTTACACTGTTTGATGGTAATATACTCCATCTGTACCAACTTGTAACAGACAGTAAAGATTGGAAAAACCGTGAACAAATCAGAAAGAATGCTGCTTCTGCATTTTCACATATTAAATCTCTCCATCTTTCTGAGTTAGTAATTTTCGATTATTGCTCAAGTGGGGCTGCTGCAAAGGCATATTGCGAAGGAATGGTACTGGGGTCTTATAGTTTTTGCAAATATAAAACAGACAAAAAAACAACTTCGGAAAAATCTGTTTCCATTTCTCTTTCTTCTAAAAATATAAAGACTGCAGAACTGAAGGAGTTAAATATCTTATTGGCTGCTGTTGGTAAAGCAAGGGATTTGGTCAATGAACCAAATTCATATTTAACAGCCCCGAAGCTATCAGAAGAGTTTACAAAAATGGGTAAAGATGCAGGTTTTCAAGTTGAAGTTTGGAATGAAGCCAAAATTAAAGCCCAGAAAATGGGTGGAATTTTGGGAGTGAACAGTGGTAGTACAATGCCTCCCACTTTTAATATTATGGAATATAAACCTAAGGGTGCCAAAAATAAAAAGCCTTATGTATTAGTTGGTAAAGGTGTTGTTTATGATACCGGTGGAATGAGCCTTAAACCAACTGCAAATAGTATGGATTACATGAAATGTGATATGGCAGGTGCGGCTGCTGTTGCAGGTGTATTATATGCTGTTGCCAAAGCCAAGTTGCCGCTTCATATGATTGGTCTTGTTCCGGCAACGGACAACAGACCCGGAGAGGAAGCTATTGTGCCTGGTGATATTATTACTATGTATAGCGGACATACTGTTGAAGTAAAAAACACAGATGCAGAGGGTCGCTTAATATTAGCAGATGCCTTGCAATATGCAAAGAAATTAAACCCCGAGCTTGTGATTGACCTTGCTACACTTACGGGTGCCGCAGTTCGTGCGATCGGGAGCTATGCTTCTGCCATTATGGGGACAGCTTCTGAAAAAGTGTTTGACGAAATAGAAGCAACGGGATATAATACTTTTGATAGGCTCATTCGCTTCCCGCTTTGGGATGAATATGGCGATGAATTAAAGTCTGAGATTGCCGATTTTTCAAATCTTGGAAAAGGAGAGGGTGGACAGATGTCTGCCGGCAAATTCCTTGAAAAATTTACCGATTACCCTTGGTTACATTTAGATATTGCAGGTACAGCTTTTATGCACAGTACATCTGACTATCGACCAGCCGGAGGAACGGGTGTAGGTGTAAGATTAATTTTTGAATATTTAAAAACGAAGATCTGA
- the pdxA gene encoding 4-hydroxythreonine-4-phosphate dehydrogenase PdxA, with protein sequence MTTKPIIGITMGDPSGIGMEVILKTLSHDFVYDYFTPVLYGSQKVFTDIKNSLGLETPVYNLIRHIGEAQEGKCNLIASSSEPFEYSLGQPSKVSGKQALLAIDRMLKDVSEGKLQVVVTAPVDKNTINENISFSGHTGYLSKALGVQNHLMILFNDDIKVGLVTEHIPISDIAKSITKDLIISKTQTFIDALRNDFGIIKPKIAVMGLNPHAGDGGAIGKEEANIIMPAIESFSANDKAFVFGPYSADGLWGSKNLMRFDGVLAMYHDQGLAPFKALAFNEGVNFTASLPIIRTSPDHGTAYNIAGKFEASPSSFSSALFSALKLYATRKEIAELKANFLPFSELKRERFRLETRDLENM encoded by the coding sequence ATGACAACAAAACCAATTATAGGTATTACAATGGGAGACCCGAGCGGAATCGGGATGGAAGTAATTCTTAAAACACTGAGCCACGACTTTGTGTATGACTATTTCACTCCTGTTTTATATGGTTCTCAAAAGGTGTTTACAGACATCAAGAACTCATTAGGTTTGGAAACACCGGTTTACAACTTGATTCGACATATAGGGGAGGCGCAAGAAGGGAAGTGTAATCTGATTGCTTCATCAAGCGAGCCATTTGAGTATAGTTTAGGGCAGCCTTCAAAGGTGTCAGGCAAGCAGGCACTACTTGCGATAGACAGAATGTTAAAAGATGTGTCTGAAGGAAAGTTGCAAGTGGTTGTTACCGCTCCGGTGGATAAAAACACTATTAATGAAAATATTTCTTTTAGCGGTCACACAGGTTATCTTTCAAAGGCTTTGGGCGTACAAAATCATTTGATGATTTTATTTAATGATGACATTAAAGTAGGACTGGTAACAGAGCATATTCCTATTTCTGATATAGCCAAATCAATCACCAAAGATTTAATTATTTCTAAAACACAAACTTTTATTGATGCTTTGCGCAATGATTTTGGAATAATTAAACCCAAAATTGCCGTAATGGGGCTCAATCCACATGCCGGAGATGGAGGGGCTATTGGCAAAGAAGAAGCAAACATTATTATGCCCGCCATAGAATCATTCTCAGCCAATGATAAGGCGTTTGTTTTTGGACCCTATTCAGCTGATGGTCTATGGGGTTCAAAGAATCTAATGCGATTTGATGGTGTATTGGCTATGTATCACGACCAAGGTTTGGCTCCTTTCAAAGCGCTTGCATTCAATGAAGGTGTGAATTTTACTGCCAGTCTTCCTATTATCAGAACCAGTCCCGATCATGGAACAGCATATAATATAGCCGGAAAATTTGAAGCATCTCCAAGCTCTTTCAGCTCAGCGCTTTTTTCTGCCCTCAAACTGTATGCTACACGCAAAGAGATTGCAGAATTAAAAGCTAATTTCTTGCCTTTCTCAGAATTGAAGCGCGAACGTTTTAGGTTAGAGACAAGGGATTTGGAGAATATGTAA